The genomic stretch CGCAAACAGCCAGAACGATCGCGGGATTATCCCATCCACCCTCCGAGACGTACTCTGCGGCCGTCGCGCACAGTGCGGTCAGTAATATCACGAGCACCATGTACGACAGTGACAGCTCGATAGCAGCCTGCGTGACAACCAGTACCACTGCGACGACTACGACAGCCGAGACAAAGAAGGCGATACTGCCACGCGTTGTCTTAGGTGCGGCCATATTTGTCCAGCCATTCCCTGCCTGGCCCACCAGCGCAGCCAGCGGATCCGAAATGGCAAGAACGGCGAGGGACGCCGTGAATGCATAGGTAAGATCAGGCCTTGTGGTCCAGCATAAGACACCGGCCAGAATGAATGCCGCGGCAAACGTTGGCGTTCCCTTCGTCTGTCGAGATACCCCGTGGAGGGAACGGAGCCTCCCGCGATGGGCGTCGAGCGACGTAACCACCATCGCCAGAACGGCCGCCGGGTAGAACGGTGTCAAATCCTTGAACATGAATGGCAGGCTCGCAGCTGCAACTCCAACCACGGCGTGAACCGTCATCCTGCTTGACTCGGGACCAATTAGACCAGCGCGGCTGCTGACCTCAGCCAGCGCAAGCACGAGCCCCACAAATGAGACGGCACCGGTCGTAATCAGCAGGTCATCGAGCGTCATGGTACGCTCCTGCCGCGGACGTCGGCTCGCCACTCCCCATGCGCCAACTAGAATTGAAGGGTAAGAACGGCTCGTGGCTCATGCCTGCCCGATTCAACGTTAACCATTTCCATCCGTGCCGATAATCGGTCATTATGCAACCGCGAGAACACTGCGGCGTCGATGGCCGAAATCACATGGTTCACGATAATCAGCGAGGTCACGCGTGAAGCCCGGCGCAGCAGGTCCTGCGACCGGGCGTGATCCCTCGCGTACGAGTAAAACTTTGGAGATACGCTGACCTTACCACCTTCGCCATCTGAGCGTTCGGGATCGATGGCATCGGTGTACTCGTCCTCCACAACCCAGTCTGGATAGTCCTCCCATCCCGGGGCAAACTGGAAGTACTTGCCGATGAGTTCGTAATACTGCTGCTCTCCGAAATACGGCAGGACATGGGAGAACGTCGCACCCGTCTCGGGATGAAACATCTGGGACTCGGTGGCTCGTATCTCGTTGAACAATCGGCGTACCGTGATCAATTCGGATTCCGTCCACCCGGCAGGCTCAGTGAAGTCCAGTTGGTCAGGACTCGGTATCAAAATATCCTGGACTGTGAATACACCGCCGTGGTTAATTTCCAAAAAGCCCACATAGTCATTGAGCCACTCTGCGTACCGCGTCGGACTCCACTCGGCATGGGCTTGCGCCTGGAAAGCGCGTTCTCCGTCCAGGCCATCATTTTTCCATTTGACGTAGCCCAGAACAAGAGCCGCCTCGACGGCAATCGACAGACCGGCCTTGAGCCACTGACGATTATATCCCTGACCGAGCCCGGGTACGACTGCTGAGAGCCCCAGCGCCAGCGGAACGCTCCGCCGACCCGTCGCTGTCCCTGATTCCGACACCGACGCAGATCCGTGCAGAAAAGTCATTCGAACGGCGTCCGACGTCCACTGTGGAGGCTGCGTCTCCACACCGATGTCCTGCCCGAGCGCATCCGCGTTTAACTGGCCCGCCAGTCCGAGGCAGAGCAGAAGCGTCAGGCAACAGGAGCCGTGCGAAGTTCGCAACATAGAGGAGTCACAATATGGGAGTCCGTGATTAAAGGTGCGGTCGGATCGCGCGTCGGAAGTAGGAGTAGCTCCTGGCGCCAAGAATATACTTGCGAAACATCCCTTCGCGATCGATCACGTAGCTCGTAGGCCGAATCTCGAAACCGGCACGAACTGCCTGCGGCAGCTTTGCTCCACCGTCAACGAAAGCGCTCATGGTCTCAAGCGGGCGACTGCGGGCGAACGCACGCAGCTCATCCGGGACCTCGTCCGACAGAGAAATAACCACGACCCCTGAATCCGCATAGTCCTTGTGAATCCGGTTCAAATCTGGAATCTCATGCAGACAGGGCGGACACCATGTTGCCCACAGATTCAGGATTATCACTTTACCTTTAAGTTCCGACAGGGCCATGGTCTCTTCGGAGGCGACCAGTTTGAATTCGAAGTCTTCCGCCGGCGACAGCAGATCCATATCCTCGATTTGATCCGGTGTCGCGATGGCTCCTTTGGACGGCGTCGTTACGTTGGCATCGACCTTGGCCGTTACGAGGATCAGCCACAGACCGGAAGCGATCGCAAGGACGGCGATCACGCTGCCCACCCACTGCACTGCACCGTTCGGACGTTTAGGCTCGTTTCGAGCAATCAGAGCGTACAACAGTCCGCCTGCAACGACGATCATCCCCACCGCCATCGAATACGCTATTGGTGTGCTTATTTCGGCCATGCTTGCTACAGTACTAAGATGGATTCTTCAGGGTCTGCCGATTCTACAGGTCAAATCCGAAGAGGATGCCAAAG from Rhodothermales bacterium encodes the following:
- a CDS encoding TlpA family protein disulfide reductase — translated: MAEISTPIAYSMAVGMIVVAGGLLYALIARNEPKRPNGAVQWVGSVIAVLAIASGLWLILVTAKVDANVTTPSKGAIATPDQIEDMDLLSPAEDFEFKLVASEETMALSELKGKVIILNLWATWCPPCLHEIPDLNRIHKDYADSGVVVISLSDEVPDELRAFARSRPLETMSAFVDGGAKLPQAVRAGFEIRPTSYVIDREGMFRKYILGARSYSYFRRAIRPHL